CGCTATTTTATATGGCTTGTTAAATATTCCACTTTTTATTGCCGGTTGGGCTTTTTTAAGTCGCAGGTTTTTTTTCTATAGCCTTTACGGAATGGCGATAACAACAGTCGCCGCAGAGTATATTACTTATGTTATGCCCCTTAAAGACCCTTTAATTTCGGCTATAACCGCCGGTTGTATCTGTGGGGTTGGGCTTGGAATAATTTTTCACTCTAAAGGTTGCGACGGCGGAACTTCGGTAATCGCCAGTATAGTTCATGATAAATATGGAATAAAAATAGGTACGCTAAACCTTGTTATGAATTTATTTATTTTCGCACTGGCTTTATTTTATCTTGATTTTGATAAGATTATGTATTCTGTTGTTTTTATTTATGTTACAAGTTATGTAACTGATTCTGTTTTATCTATGTTTAACCAGCGCAAATTGGTTTTTATCATCTCAGAACACAACCACGCCATTGCTGACGCTGTTTTAAAACAGCTTAACAGAGGAGCCACCTTTATTCAAGGACACGGCGCCTTTTCCGGTGCCAAAAAAGATATACTAATGGTTGTAATTCATAACCATCAAATAAAACAGATAGAAAGCTTAATTTTTCAAATAGATCAAAAAGCTTTTGTAATTATTGAAAATACTTTTAACGTTCTTGGAACAGGCTTTTCTAAGGTAAAAAAATATTGATTTTATTATCTTTTAAACATAGTTATTAAAAAGAGTGTTTACTAAAAACTATACTAAAAAAAGATACTATGTTTATACCTATTTTAAATCCTGAAGAAAATGTAATTTCAAGAGTAGCCGCCATTCACGATT
This region of Desulfovibrio litoralis DSM 11393 genomic DNA includes:
- a CDS encoding YitT family protein, with translation MTKDTFFVNSRDVLLQITLLTVGCSIYAFGVKSILVPQEFISGGIFGLGMLIYYASGILSPAILYGLLNIPLFIAGWAFLSRRFFFYSLYGMAITTVAAEYITYVMPLKDPLISAITAGCICGVGLGIIFHSKGCDGGTSVIASIVHDKYGIKIGTLNLVMNLFIFALALFYLDFDKIMYSVVFIYVTSYVTDSVLSMFNQRKLVFIISEHNHAIADAVLKQLNRGATFIQGHGAFSGAKKDILMVVIHNHQIKQIESLIFQIDQKAFVIIENTFNVLGTGFSKVKKY